The nucleotide sequence TGAAAGTTGGTCCCGTCGTCGTCAAGACTGCAGGAGGCAATCGCTAGGGTGAAAGCTATGGTAAGTAGCTTTAGATATATTCTCTTCATGTGGTTTTGATTTTTACATATAAGATGAAAAAAGGGCGCTAGGGTTGCGTAGTTTACCACATAAAGGCTGAAAAAGAATACGCCTTAAAGAAAGGGTTGACAACCATTCTTTAAGGCGTAAATTGTAAAACGGGAATAGGCTAATGGCCTAAATTATTTCTTAAGGGCATTAATAGCGGCACGAATTTTTTCATCCAGCTCTTCAAAAAGTTCGGGATTGTCGAGCAATAACGATTTAACCGCATCTCGCCCTTGTCCTAACTTGGTGTCGCCATAGCTGAACCAAGATCCGCTCTTCTTGATGATTTCATATTCAACGCCTAAGTCGATGATCTCTCCTACTTTGGAGATTCCTTCACCGTACATAATGTCGAATTCAGCAGTCCTAAATGGCGGGGCTACTTTGTTTTTGACCACTTTTACCCGTGTCTTGTTTCCTTGAACGCTGCCGTCGGTATCTTTGATTTGGGTAGACCTTCTAATGTCTAACCTAACGGAGGCATAGAATTTTAAGGCGTTACCACCGGTAGTGGTTTCTGGGTTTCCGAACATCACGCCAATTTTCTCACGCAACTGGTTGATAAAAACAACGGTACAGTTGGTCTTGCTGATCGAACCGGTCAGTTTACGCAAGGCCTGTGACATCAATCTTGCATGGAGCCCCATTTTAGAGTCTCCCATTTCTCCCTCGATTTCACTTTTTGGAGTCAATGCGGCAACGGAATCCACGATTACGATATCGATGGCACCTGAACGGATAAGGTTATCGGCAATCTCTAAGGCCTGCTCCCCGTTATCGGGTTGCGATATAATCAAGTTGTCTATGTCGACACCTAATTTCTGTGCGTAGAAACGGTCAAAGGCATGTTCCGCATCGATAAAGGCGGCAATACCACCGTTTTTTTGTGCTTCGGCAATGGCATGAAGGGTTAAGGTCGTTTTACCTG is from Zobellia galactanivorans and encodes:
- the recA gene encoding recombinase RecA codes for the protein MSAEKEAKLKALKLTLDKLDKTYGKGAVMKMGDSVVADVEVIPSGSLGLDIALGVGGYPRGRVIEIYGPESSGKTTLTLHAIAEAQKNGGIAAFIDAEHAFDRFYAQKLGVDIDNLIISQPDNGEQALEIADNLIRSGAIDIVIVDSVAALTPKSEIEGEMGDSKMGLHARLMSQALRKLTGSISKTNCTVVFINQLREKIGVMFGNPETTTGGNALKFYASVRLDIRRSTQIKDTDGSVQGNKTRVKVVKNKVAPPFRTAEFDIMYGEGISKVGEIIDLGVEYEIIKKSGSWFSYGDTKLGQGRDAVKSLLLDNPELFEELDEKIRAAINALKK